A stretch of Dasypus novemcinctus isolate mDasNov1 chromosome 14, mDasNov1.1.hap2, whole genome shotgun sequence DNA encodes these proteins:
- the FZD6 gene encoding frizzled-6 isoform X2, whose product MNMAYNMTFFPNLMGHHDQDTAAVEMKLFLPLANLECSPNVATFLCKAFVPTCTEQSNVIPPCRKFCEKVYSDCKTLIDTFGIRWPEELECDRLQYCDETVPVTYDPPTKFLGPQKKTEQVQRDFGLWCPRHLKMPGGQGYKFLGIDQCAPPCPNMYFKSDELEFAKSFIGIVSIFCLCATLFTFLTFLIDVKRFRYPERPIIYYSVCYSIVSLMYFIGFLLGNSTACNKADEKLEVGDTVVLGSQNKACTVSFMFLYFFTMAGTVWWVILTITWFLAAGRKWSCEAIEQKAVWFHAVAWGSPGFLTVMLLAMNKVEGDNISGVCFVGLYDLDASRYFVLLPLCLCVFVGLSLLLAGIISLNHVRQVIQHDGRNQEKLKKFMIRIGVFSGLYLVPLVTLLGCYIYELMSRITWEITWVSDHCQQYHIPCPYQAKTEARPDLALFMIKYLMTLIVGISAVFWVGSKKTCTEWAGFFKRNRKRDPISESRRVLQESCEFFLKHNTKVKHKKKHYKPSSHKLKVISKSMGTSTGAAVNHGTSAVAITNHDYLGQETLTEIQTSPETSVREVGANGANAPKLREQDCGEPSSPAASSSKLSGEQTDRKSKGGNVNDKSSVSESVRSEGRISPKSDLTETGPVQSNDLQIPSSSQPSSLKDSTLLVHSVSGVRKEQGASNHSPT is encoded by the exons CTTTTTCTTCCTCTTGCAAATCTGGAATGTTCACCAAATGTTGCAACTTTCCTTTGCAAAGCTTTTGTACCAACCTGCACAGAGCAAAGTAATGTGATTCCACCCTGTCGTAAATTTTGTGAGAAAGTATATTCTGACTGCAAAACATTAATTGACACTTTTGGTATCCGATGGCCTGAGGAACTTGAATGTGACAG ATTACAATACTGTGATGAGACTGTTCCTGTAACTTATGATCCACCCACAAAGTTTCTTGGCCCtcagaagaaaacagaacaagtCCAAAGAGACTTTGGGCTTTGGTGTCCAAGACATCTCAAGATGCCTGGTGGGCAAGGCTATAAGTTTCTGGGAATTGACCAGTGTGCACCTCCATGCCCCAACATGTATTTCAAAAGTGATGAGCTAGAGTTTGCaaaaagttttattgggataGTTTCAATATTTTGTCTTTGTGCAACTCTGTTCACATTTCTGACTTTTTTAATTGATGTTAAAAGATTTAGATACCCAGAGAGGCCAATTATTTATTACTCTGTCTGTTATAGCATTGTATCTCTCATGTACTTCATTGGGTTTTTGCTAGGCAATAGCACAGCCTGTAATAAGGCAGATGAGAAACTAGAAGTTGGTGACACAGTTGTTCTAGGCTCTCAAAATAAGGCTTGCACTGTTTcgtttatgtttttatattttttcacaaTGGCAGGCACTGTGTGGTGGGTGATTCTTACCATTACTTGGTTCTTAGCTGCAGGAAGAAAATGGAGTTGTGAAGCTATTGAACAAAAAGCGGTGTGGTTTCATGCTGTTGCATGGGGATCACCAGGTTTTCTGACTGTTATGCTTCTTGCTATGAACAAAGTTGAAGGAGATAATATCAGTGGAGTTTGCTTTGTTGGCCTTTATGACTTGGATGCTTCTCGTTACTTTGTACTCTTGCCACTGTGCCTTTGTGTGTTTGTCGGGCTGTCTCTTCTTTTAGCTGgcattatttccttaaatcatGTCCGACAAGTTATACAACATGATGGCCGGAACCAGGAGAAACTAAAGAAGTTTATGATTCGAATAGGAGTCTTCAGTGGCCTATATCTTGTACCATTAGTGACACTTCTTGGATGTTACATATATGAGCTAATGAGCAGGATTACCTGGGAGATAACGTGGGTCTCTGACCATTGTCAACAGTACCATATCCCATGCCCTTATCAG GCAAAAACAGAAGCCCGACCAGATTTGGCTTTATTTATGATAAAATATCTGATGACATTAATTGTTGGCATCTCTGCTGTCTTCTGGGTTGGAAGCAAAAAGACATGTACAGAATGGGctgggttttttaaaagaaatcgcAAGAGAGA tCCAATCAGTGAAAGTCGAAGAGTATTACAAGAGTCATGTGAGTTTTTCTTAAAGCACAATACTAAAGTTAAACACAAAAAGAAGCACTACAAACCAAGTTCACATAAGCTGAAGGTCATTTCCAAATCCATGGGAACCAGCACAGGAGCTGCAGTAAATCATGGCACTTCGGCAGTAGCAATCACTAACCATGATTACTTAGGACAAGAAACTTTGACAGAAATCCAAACCTCACCAGAAACATCAGTGAGAGAGGTGGGGGCAAATGGAGCAAACGCCCCTAAATTAAGAGAACAGGACTGTGGTGAACCTTCCTCACCAGCAGCGTCCAGCTCCAAACTCTCTGGGGAACAGACTGATAGAAAGAGCAAGGGAGGCAACGTGAACGATAAAAGCAGTGTATCTGAAAGTGTGCGGAGTGAAGGAAG GATAAGTCCAAAAAGTGATTTAACAGAAACAGGCCCAGTGCAGAGTAATGATTTGCAGATCCCCAGTTCTTCACAGCCAAGCAGCCTCAAGGATTCCACATTGCTTGTTCACTCAGTTTCTGGAGTCAGAAAAGAACAGGGTGCCAGCAACCATTCACCTACTTGA
- the FZD6 gene encoding frizzled-6 isoform X1, whose product MAVFIFLLTCIFLPLVRGHSLFTCEPIAIPRCMNMAYNMTFFPNLMGHHDQDTAAVEMKLFLPLANLECSPNVATFLCKAFVPTCTEQSNVIPPCRKFCEKVYSDCKTLIDTFGIRWPEELECDRLQYCDETVPVTYDPPTKFLGPQKKTEQVQRDFGLWCPRHLKMPGGQGYKFLGIDQCAPPCPNMYFKSDELEFAKSFIGIVSIFCLCATLFTFLTFLIDVKRFRYPERPIIYYSVCYSIVSLMYFIGFLLGNSTACNKADEKLEVGDTVVLGSQNKACTVSFMFLYFFTMAGTVWWVILTITWFLAAGRKWSCEAIEQKAVWFHAVAWGSPGFLTVMLLAMNKVEGDNISGVCFVGLYDLDASRYFVLLPLCLCVFVGLSLLLAGIISLNHVRQVIQHDGRNQEKLKKFMIRIGVFSGLYLVPLVTLLGCYIYELMSRITWEITWVSDHCQQYHIPCPYQAKTEARPDLALFMIKYLMTLIVGISAVFWVGSKKTCTEWAGFFKRNRKRDPISESRRVLQESCEFFLKHNTKVKHKKKHYKPSSHKLKVISKSMGTSTGAAVNHGTSAVAITNHDYLGQETLTEIQTSPETSVREVGANGANAPKLREQDCGEPSSPAASSSKLSGEQTDRKSKGGNVNDKSSVSESVRSEGRISPKSDLTETGPVQSNDLQIPSSSQPSSLKDSTLLVHSVSGVRKEQGASNHSPT is encoded by the exons CTTTTTCTTCCTCTTGCAAATCTGGAATGTTCACCAAATGTTGCAACTTTCCTTTGCAAAGCTTTTGTACCAACCTGCACAGAGCAAAGTAATGTGATTCCACCCTGTCGTAAATTTTGTGAGAAAGTATATTCTGACTGCAAAACATTAATTGACACTTTTGGTATCCGATGGCCTGAGGAACTTGAATGTGACAG ATTACAATACTGTGATGAGACTGTTCCTGTAACTTATGATCCACCCACAAAGTTTCTTGGCCCtcagaagaaaacagaacaagtCCAAAGAGACTTTGGGCTTTGGTGTCCAAGACATCTCAAGATGCCTGGTGGGCAAGGCTATAAGTTTCTGGGAATTGACCAGTGTGCACCTCCATGCCCCAACATGTATTTCAAAAGTGATGAGCTAGAGTTTGCaaaaagttttattgggataGTTTCAATATTTTGTCTTTGTGCAACTCTGTTCACATTTCTGACTTTTTTAATTGATGTTAAAAGATTTAGATACCCAGAGAGGCCAATTATTTATTACTCTGTCTGTTATAGCATTGTATCTCTCATGTACTTCATTGGGTTTTTGCTAGGCAATAGCACAGCCTGTAATAAGGCAGATGAGAAACTAGAAGTTGGTGACACAGTTGTTCTAGGCTCTCAAAATAAGGCTTGCACTGTTTcgtttatgtttttatattttttcacaaTGGCAGGCACTGTGTGGTGGGTGATTCTTACCATTACTTGGTTCTTAGCTGCAGGAAGAAAATGGAGTTGTGAAGCTATTGAACAAAAAGCGGTGTGGTTTCATGCTGTTGCATGGGGATCACCAGGTTTTCTGACTGTTATGCTTCTTGCTATGAACAAAGTTGAAGGAGATAATATCAGTGGAGTTTGCTTTGTTGGCCTTTATGACTTGGATGCTTCTCGTTACTTTGTACTCTTGCCACTGTGCCTTTGTGTGTTTGTCGGGCTGTCTCTTCTTTTAGCTGgcattatttccttaaatcatGTCCGACAAGTTATACAACATGATGGCCGGAACCAGGAGAAACTAAAGAAGTTTATGATTCGAATAGGAGTCTTCAGTGGCCTATATCTTGTACCATTAGTGACACTTCTTGGATGTTACATATATGAGCTAATGAGCAGGATTACCTGGGAGATAACGTGGGTCTCTGACCATTGTCAACAGTACCATATCCCATGCCCTTATCAG GCAAAAACAGAAGCCCGACCAGATTTGGCTTTATTTATGATAAAATATCTGATGACATTAATTGTTGGCATCTCTGCTGTCTTCTGGGTTGGAAGCAAAAAGACATGTACAGAATGGGctgggttttttaaaagaaatcgcAAGAGAGA tCCAATCAGTGAAAGTCGAAGAGTATTACAAGAGTCATGTGAGTTTTTCTTAAAGCACAATACTAAAGTTAAACACAAAAAGAAGCACTACAAACCAAGTTCACATAAGCTGAAGGTCATTTCCAAATCCATGGGAACCAGCACAGGAGCTGCAGTAAATCATGGCACTTCGGCAGTAGCAATCACTAACCATGATTACTTAGGACAAGAAACTTTGACAGAAATCCAAACCTCACCAGAAACATCAGTGAGAGAGGTGGGGGCAAATGGAGCAAACGCCCCTAAATTAAGAGAACAGGACTGTGGTGAACCTTCCTCACCAGCAGCGTCCAGCTCCAAACTCTCTGGGGAACAGACTGATAGAAAGAGCAAGGGAGGCAACGTGAACGATAAAAGCAGTGTATCTGAAAGTGTGCGGAGTGAAGGAAG GATAAGTCCAAAAAGTGATTTAACAGAAACAGGCCCAGTGCAGAGTAATGATTTGCAGATCCCCAGTTCTTCACAGCCAAGCAGCCTCAAGGATTCCACATTGCTTGTTCACTCAGTTTCTGGAGTCAGAAAAGAACAGGGTGCCAGCAACCATTCACCTACTTGA